The following proteins come from a genomic window of Schistocerca gregaria isolate iqSchGreg1 chromosome X, iqSchGreg1.2, whole genome shotgun sequence:
- the LOC126297888 gene encoding biogenesis of lysosome-related organelles complex 1 subunit 6-like isoform X1, which yields MSHDENVSASVVESRNFVNDDGIKKLTVGLLSLYESDLVKAKGQLDELTKKQMSVITQLQDENEKLNKMQCTNDLQEMCAMVKQYHTKLTTIKKDMSQLHERSLKLKKRAMKLQQIKQKEALQRQHQRELQIQREQELIAKPLAAQKKN from the exons ATGTCGCATGATGAAAATGTTTCAGCATCTGTTGTCGAGAG CAGGAACTTTGTAAATGATGATGGAATTAAGAAGCTAACAGTGGGACTGTTGTCTTTGTATGAATCGGATCTTGTGAAAGCGAAAGGGCAACTTGATGAGTTGAC CAAAAAGCAGATGTCCGTTATCACTCAACTGCAGGACGAAAATGAAAAGCTAAATAAAATGCAGTGCACGAACGATCTGCAagaaatg TGCGCCATGGTGAAACAGTATCACACAAAGCTTACTACGATTAAAAAGGATATGTCGCAATTACATGAAAGGAGTTTGAAACTTAAA AAAAGAGCCATGAAGCTTCAGCAGATAAAACAGAAGGAAGCCTTGCAACGCCAGCATCAGCGAGAATTACAAATACAGCGAGAACAAGAGTTAATTGCAAAGCCACTTGCTGCACAGAAAAAGAATTGA
- the LOC126297888 gene encoding biogenesis of lysosome-related organelles complex 1 subunit 6-like isoform X2, whose translation MSHDENVSASVVERNFVNDDGIKKLTVGLLSLYESDLVKAKGQLDELTKKQMSVITQLQDENEKLNKMQCTNDLQEMCAMVKQYHTKLTTIKKDMSQLHERSLKLKKRAMKLQQIKQKEALQRQHQRELQIQREQELIAKPLAAQKKN comes from the exons ATGTCGCATGATGAAAATGTTTCAGCATCTGTTGTCGAGAG GAACTTTGTAAATGATGATGGAATTAAGAAGCTAACAGTGGGACTGTTGTCTTTGTATGAATCGGATCTTGTGAAAGCGAAAGGGCAACTTGATGAGTTGAC CAAAAAGCAGATGTCCGTTATCACTCAACTGCAGGACGAAAATGAAAAGCTAAATAAAATGCAGTGCACGAACGATCTGCAagaaatg TGCGCCATGGTGAAACAGTATCACACAAAGCTTACTACGATTAAAAAGGATATGTCGCAATTACATGAAAGGAGTTTGAAACTTAAA AAAAGAGCCATGAAGCTTCAGCAGATAAAACAGAAGGAAGCCTTGCAACGCCAGCATCAGCGAGAATTACAAATACAGCGAGAACAAGAGTTAATTGCAAAGCCACTTGCTGCACAGAAAAAGAATTGA